AAAGCGACATCTCCCGTTCCAACTTCAACAATATCATATTTGCCATCATTAATCCTTATCTTAATGCCACAACCATGCTCAATATCAAATTCAACTCTAAATTCCAGTCCAAACAATTCCTCTGCGTTCTGTTCAAACAAGACGAAAATATGTGTCAATTCAATATCCTGCATACATGCTTCAATTTTATAGGTATCTTTAGCCCATGCTATAACCGAACTACAAGCCAGACTATACCATTCTGACAGGTTATTGACAAATGAGGCAATCTTTTCTTTATATTCATCTGTCAGTTCTTCTTCTGATGCAAACAAACTATCTGACAATGTGATATAAACCTCATTACCTAAATCTTTTAATGACACATACATTTCAAGATTTTCGTCAAAAATTATTTCAGTCGCTTTCATATTTTATTGTTTTTAGTTATGTTGATGCTAATGGCTAAGCGGGGAACGCTGTTAAGCGTTATCACGCTTTGTTACCAACTTTATTATTCACTTTCAGCAGCTTCTTGAAGATATTCTTCAATATCTTCAGAGTTGTTTAGCTCCAAAGCTCTCTGCACATTTGAAGCATCAGGCGGCATTAATTCTACATTTATCAAAATACTCTTGCGTGATTGATTTTGTGCAAAAAGTCCTTCTTTGTCCAAGATTGACATTGCTTTCACCATAGCAGTTAGCCTGACATCAAGCTCCTTTCCCCAATCTTCATCATTCAAACTATCAATATTCGCCCGATGTTCAAAGAGATGTTTTACATCACTAAAATATTCGTCGTAGCCAAAAGCATAATATGGCGAATCTGCATAAGACCATTTTATACTTTGTGCATATGTTTCAGAGTTTGATTGTATTACTCTGCCCAATGCTTCCCACGACCATGCAGAAATGACAGGAGCAAAACCTTCACCTGTCGTCAGAAGCGCACAATAATAAAAATGTTCGCCATTGCTAAACAACTTTTGGAAAGCCATTCTTGCGGCTTTTGTTATGGCTGCTATAAGTATTTCTGTTTCTTTATTCATAAAACAATTGTTGGTAATGTATTGATAACAACACCTGTCAGGAATCGGACATTCCACTAATCCGAGCCATGCGGGACATATATCCTGACCTCCATGCCCCCAAAGGTACGAAAAGAATCGGAGAAACAAACCGAATGGTTTGGAAAAGTCGCAAAAGAGTTGGCGGAAGGGGAAGAAAGGCTGTAGGCATCCTGCCATTTCCCCCGCCAACCACCGGAGCCACCAGCCTTGAAACTGGCGAAAAAGGAAATGCCGCTTTCTCTTTTTCGCCGGGCACATACTTCGCTGCCGATGGAAACAGGTTTAAGCCAGTTTGGATGTATATACAAAAGGATGGACTAAACTTACGGGAGTGGATAGCAATCGGGATGCAATCCGGTGTGCTGGATTTGATAATAATTCAACAGGGAACGCTGTAAGCGTTATCACGCTTTATTATAAACTCAATTTATTTTACATGATTGGCTTTTATTTACCCACCATTCCTGTTCTTCCACTTCACGAGCCTTTTGTATCTCGTCCGTTGTCAGATGCTCATTGTGATAGGCATTATATAGATTTTCCCAACCATTCTTACGATATTTCGGTGATACAACCCATTCGCCTGCATCATTAAACAGGCAAAAGTTTGCAGGAGTATCTGGTATAATCTCATCTGCCCAAGAACAGACTTTTGTCAGTCCCCTTGCGGATTTCCACTTGCCCCGATATTCAGATAAGTTCAATTTCAGTTCTGCTATTTCATTCCGTCCTTTCTCTATTTGTTGTCCGCTCATCCGATACTCTTGCTTGAATGAACCGGAGAATGTACCGCTATATCGTTTATCTCCGTATTCCGCAAACGAATAATGCCCGTATATGAAACCGTCCACTTCCGTATATTCACTTTTTATCATTTGAGAACAGGAAGAAATGCTATCTATACAAACCTTTCCTCTAAACGGACAGATTACGGATAGTCGGGTACGACTGACACCCTTTATCTCATATTCTCTACTATTCATTTTCCGGACTTCGGTAATATGAATGTCAATTCGGCTACAATCTTCTCCTAATATGCCAATCATGTTTGAATTGTCAAACAAGCTCGAAAGGTCTTGCTGCAAAATATCCACTTTGTGATTTTGGGGATAAGCCGCTCCACAAAACCAAAAGAGTAAAAAGATACTGATATAGTATATTTTCTGTTTCATATTTTACATTACTGTTTATAATGGTCGTTTGACAAGGAACGGCGTAAGACGTTATCTTTTCTCGTTAATAATACATTTATAGCTCCTTAAAAGTTATATCATCCGACACTCCCAGTTCTTTCCGTTTGACTTCAAAATCCGTTTTACTGAAAGCCCCGAATTTGTTTTCTTGCGCTTCCCATGCTTCTTGCGTGTTATTTACGGGAATGATGTAATATTCTGTCGTATTCTTGTCATAACGCTGCATGGATATGCCCATGCTGTCCTTCAAAGCACGATATGCCTTGACCAGAATAAAATCATCGTCATATCCCACTGCGTAAACACTCGCTCCGGTTATTCCCATATAAGGCGCATCATTATCGTTTTGTCGGTGATAACACACATCCATATCTTCTTTGGTATCTACCGCTATCAAATAATAGTTCCCTGTAAGATGCCGTTCATATACAAACTCGCAACTTTGCATTAGGGACAACAATAAAAGGAGTAATGATATAACTGTTTTCATGTGCTCAATTATTATTAATGGACAGAAAGGAGCATCGTCAGATGCTATCTTTCGTCGTTACCGGTATTTTTTCTTAATGTCTTACGAATAAAGTTATCTAATTCTTTGGACTTATAGAATTTCCATGATGAATATGCAATCATATTACCTTCTGGATTTTGAGATACACTCCAGTAATTCATACATTCTTTATCTACATAATTCTTAATTGTAATGATTTCTTCCGGCGATAAGCTGCTTAATTGAACAAAATATTCGCCGGAATAATCTTTGTTGATAACTGACGTACTATCAACAAACTTGTTCATGTGTGCGATACAAGCATAAAGGGCATATCCTTTTGCTTCTTCAAGCCGTTCTCTATATACAGGCTTTTGCGTTGTACAACTTGCGGTTACATAAAGTATGCACACCATTGTTATGAATTGTAGACGCTTCATATCTATAACTTTAGTCGTTATCGGTAATGGTTCAGCAGGGAACGGTTTTCCCGTTATCCTGCGTTGTTAGCGAAATATTACTTGAATCTTTTTTATCATATATATTTAGTTATAAATCAATTTGCATATACCTATTCCTATCAAGAACACCAATAGAGGGGAACAATATATCATCCATGCTGGGATTATCTTGTTCCACATGTTACCTTTGTATTTCAAAAGTATAGCGGCAGTCCTTTTGCGAGTATATCGCAAAAATAATGCGATAAAGCACAATATACCTACACCCACAAATATACTTTGTATCTGAATGGGAGTGAAGTTCTTTAATGAAAACCAATCATCTGTCAGTGCTTTGTTAAAGAAGATACTGAAAAAGAAAAATATTATCATAGAAACCATGCCCAATAAGAGGCAAGCACTGAGACGTGCAGCTTCATTATGTTTTCGATAAACCACATATAACCGATAATACAGGTAATCAAAAAAATAATACCTGTATTTTCTCCCTTCTCGCATCAAATTGTTTCGTGCGAAATGACTTATTGTCTCTTTTCTGTATCTCATCTTTGCTGAAATTTTCGCTAATATTTATAATACCATACGGGCATATATCCTAACCTCCATGCCCCCAAAGGTACGAAAAGAATCGGAAAAACAAACCGAACGGTTTGGAAAAGTCGCGAAAGAGTTGGCGGAAGGGGAAGAAAGGCTGTCGGCATCCTGCCATTTCCTCCGCCAACTACCGGAGCCACCAGCCTTAAAACTGGCGGAAAAGGAAATGCCGCTTTCTCTTTTTCGCCGGGCACATACTTCGCTGCCGATGGAAACAGGTTTAAGCCAGTTTGGATGTATATACAAAAGGACGGACTAAACTTACGGGAATATGTGCTATCAGTTCCCATCCGCGAATAAAGCATCAGGAATCTTCTCTATATACTCATTAGTTTTGGGTACTTCCGCATCTTCATATTCAGAGGATAGCCCATGCGCAAAGCCTTGTGATAGAGCTTTTCCCTCAATGAATTTCAATACTTTGGAGTTCTTGATATTTATATCAGATTCGGGAACATGCTCAAGGTCTCCATATTGGGCATAATAGTAGTCCGGGCTCATGAGCCAATAAACCATTCTTGCGGTACGTATATCACAACATGGGTTGCTTAAACATTGCATAACAGTCCAGTTTCCATTATCATAGTTGTAACCATCCAATAGATAATGCAATTCTTCCGAATGTTGGATTGATGCTATTTGGCTTAATATTTCGTTGGCAAATTCTTCCAATCCTATTTTTCGTTGGCGGGAATATGCTTTGAAAAATTCTTCCTCCTCACAACCTTCCATATTCTTATCAAATCTGGATTGAGGCATTGAATAGTAATAAGTATCTCCGGCACATTCCGCCCATACTTTCAAAATATTCAACTCCTGCTTACGCTGCTCGCTTACATTTTCATACATAGCTCTATTATTTTTATTATTGATAATGTTTATTACCTGTAATCCTCCGCCAACTCACTTTTCCGAGTTGCCCAACTCGTTTCCGTGAGTTGCCCGACTCACCGAGCTGAGTTGCCCGACTCACGGAAACGGGTCAGTCGTCCCGTCAGCTATCAGCATAGCCACTTCGCTCTCGTCCACCATCTTGGTGGTGTACTGAACGGGATACCATTTCTTCGGTTCGTCCGGTTCTAACGGGTTGATGCGTTGTACCGCTTTCAAAAAAATGCTCATTGGCGTTTGTTTTTTAGGGGTTTATAATGGCTTGGCGGGGAACGGCGTTAGTCCGTTATCCCGGCTTGTTAATAGTAAATTACTTATAGTAGTCTTTCAGACCTATGCCGATAGTCCAAAAATGTTTACTTTTCTCCAAATCATCTAAAAGCCATATCTTTTCATCTTCATATGTTCCATTTTCCTTAGCTTCCTTTATGCTTTGTCGTATCGTTTCTTCTGAAACCTCTCGGAATATGCCAACAGAAATATTTCTGAAAGCATAACATTCGGGAGCTTCTGAATAGTCAATATCAGAGCCGTTCTTTTGTATCAGCAAATCCACTAATTCATTTGCCAATAACTCAAAAGGATTGACAGCATATAATATTGGCTTAATAGCTTTGGGATATGGACCTGATATAATTTCAATAAACTCTAAACATTTTTGAGAATTGAAATCCAAACGAAGTTCTTCAGAATAATAGAATAATTGGAAATCATCTTCTTGTTCTGGTTGTCCTAAAACCTCTTTTACTTCGTTAGCTGTCATTCCAAATTCTATTGTTCCAACTTCTGCGATATGTATTCCCTTTAAGGGGTTCAATTCTATTTTTGTCATACTCATATTACTATTAATGGTTTGGCGGGAAACACCGTTAGGTGTTATCACGCTTTGTTAGCTATCTCTTTTGTATTTTCCAATTCTTCAATAGTTCTCAAACACATTCCTTTAATACTTTTGTTTGAGGATTTCTGATAGACTAAACGCAAACTGTTTAGAATATCCATTCGTTGATTTTCTGTCATAGTACCACCAAAGAAAAGATTGTCACCATTAGCAACTCTGGTGCAATACCTTCTTATCCCCAATGTAATGTGACTTATAGTAAGCCGATCTCTTTTCTTTGACATTACATTACAGAATATGTCCCATACATCATTATCCCCCATATATCCCATTATAGAACCTGACATTTGACGGACTATCGCACTTGAATGATGTGCATATTGTTTTGCAATCTCATAAGCTCGTTGCTTAAATTCAACACAAGAGGATTCTTTTGCAAAATCTTTGTCATAACAGACGTGATCTATATATCTTTCACACACCATAAGCAATATTAGTAAATACTCCCAAAGTAACTTTTCTTCGGTTTCTTGATGTAAAACCCGAATTAACTTTTCTCGGTTATCCGGAGATAAAAACCACGTTTGCACACTTAATGTGTCACATGTCTTTCCGAACAACTCGCTACGAGATGCCATAGATATAAATTTTACACATTTCTTTCGTTGCACTACACTTTCAGATTGTAATTCTTCCAGTGCGACATCCAATGTTTCTTTGGTGTACTTATACTTTCTCATTTTAATTCAAATTTGCATGGTAGCTAATGGTTAGAAAGGAGCATCGTCAGATGCTATCTTTCGTTGTTAGATACTAAATTTATGGTTTCAAGGACATTGCCCGATATAATATTTTGAACACCACTGAATATATCACTGCCATAATAATAAACAAGATTATCATAATCAGCCCACACTTGTTCTCGTTCATCTAACCATACAGTCAAATAACCGGGATGAATGTCTGCTAAATAGATAACCTTATTGACCTTTAACTTCACAGCCACTTTCTGCATAGCTTCCGGGCTGTATTTCTTTATTTTCTTGACATCAAAATAAAGAATATTAGATTGGTTCAGTTCTAATTTCATGTTATAGAATAGAGCAATCTTGCTTATAATACCGTCATTCAAAGGATAATCAAACTTTGAATAGGATTGTTTCAACTTATCAGCGTAACAATCCGACATCATTTGAAAGTTAAATTCATCCCAATGGTTATGAACAAGTATTTCCTTTATTGCAGTAGGTATATTCATATATAATTGTATCTAATGGTTCAGCAGGGAACGGCTTGCCGTTACCCTGCATTGTTAGTGATATTTTTACCATAATTCTTCTGCGGAGAAATCACCTAAGAAGAAATATAGCAGCATAATGATACTGAACAAAATATACATGCCTATCGAAAAGCATACTATCAATATTATTTTCTTTCCGATACTGCACTTTTTTTCCCTAAACAAGAATAACGAGAGTAAAATCGCTATGAGTATAATAGTTATTGCACATACAATCATATACCTATATTTTGAATTTGTAAATTATGCTGTTATCACTAATGGTTTGACAAGGAGTTGCGTTAGCAGCTAACTTGGCTCGTTAGTAATAATTCATTCCTCTTTCTGTTCATCCAAACATTCATTTACCCATTCTCTTAGTCCTTCATCAATATCTTTCTTCAATGTTTCTTCTAAAATCACTATACCTTCTGATTTTTCGGAAGTGTCAAGAGAGTTTAAGAATCTGTTAAGCATCCATATATTATATTCAGTAGGCACTCTACGAATAGAAGCATATAACAAAGGAGCATAAGTATTATTATCAAATTTTTCCAAATAATGGATTATACGCCCGGGATTGCCAAAGTTAAAATGTGGATACCTTTCAAGCAATCTAAATAAAGGCTCAATTAAAGCATCATCCATTTCAGTTAAAACAGATTCTACCTCTTGCAAATCTTCTTCGGATTGAAGATTCATTTTGTTGATTTTAGAAATAATCTCATTTACATTCATACTTCGTTTATGTTTATCAAGTTATTACTAATGGCTAAGCGGGGAACGCAGTTAGGCGTTATCACGCTTTGTTAGTCACATTATTATTCTTGCTTATAAATTCATAACAGTCATCCAAAGAATATTGGGCTAAAGCGCTTTCTATCCATTTTTCATAACTATCGGGAAGTTTTTCACATTCAGGATGTGTAAACCAATACGTTTCACCATATAGAGCAAGCATTGCCCAATGATAAATGTTTTCGTGAGAAAAGAAAACAATATCATCAGTAGTGTTTATAGGTTGTTGTAAAGGCTGAAAGTCTTTAACCACTTGTTGTGCATTCTCTATGGTAGTATTTCCATATATAGATATGCACTCTTTCAATAGTTCGCAAAACACTTTGAAATGAAAGATGATTTTAACATCTTCATCCTCTGCTACTATAATGTCTTTGTTCATACTGTTATCATTTATAAGTTATTGCAAGTTGTGACTAATGGGTTGTGAATAGCAGACCGTTAGGGCAGCTCATTCACTTGTTACCAACTTTTTATAAACATCCATCATTATAAGATTTCAAGAACTCATCAATCAATGATTTCGGATTACTTCTTGTAGTCCACATAATAGGTAAGTCGTAATATTCCAATTCGTGAACAATGACAGGGACTTCTTTACCTAATTGTTCTTTTATGACACCTCTTTTATGAAGTTCTTGAATAACAGAAATGATAATATCCATAAAGACCAACTGCATTTGGTCGTCTTGTTCATCCAACTTATTTTCTTCTCCATTTTTTTCGGCTCTCGAATACTCTTGTTGAGTATAGAATAAATTGGCTTCTTTAAAATACAAACGGAGATTCTTATCATTGCCGCCAATAGTACCCACTTCGTTTTGTAGCCAAAAAGCATAATTCCATTTGGCTTCCATTAAACTACTGGCATTCCTTTTTGCTACTTCCACTTGAGTTAAAGTGTTATAGCCTATTGTAATAACAGGACATCGGGGGTCGTCTTCAAGATTATCTTTCCAAAAGGAAATAGCATAGATATCTTTGATGTTTTGTTTCCCCATTTTCTTAATCGCTTTTTCTGCTTTTGTATAAAAGCTTTCAAATAATGTTTCTCTATTCATGATTTATATATTTTAGTTGGTAATGGGATGCAGCTTGCTGCCGTTAGGCGGCACAGGTGCTTGTTATCGTCATATTATACAGGTTTCATCATTATTTCAGGAATATTCCACATAGCTTTTGAATTATTCCAATCATGTTTGTA
The Phocaeicola salanitronis DSM 18170 genome window above contains:
- a CDS encoding DUF3997 domain-containing protein; the encoded protein is MKTVISLLLLLLSLMQSCEFVYERHLTGNYYLIAVDTKEDMDVCYHRQNDNDAPYMGITGASVYAVGYDDDFILVKAYRALKDSMGISMQRYDKNTTEYYIIPVNNTQEAWEAQENKFGAFSKTDFEVKRKELGVSDDITFKEL
- a CDS encoding DUF4303 domain-containing protein; amino-acid sequence: MNKETEILIAAITKAARMAFQKLFSNGEHFYYCALLTTGEGFAPVISAWSWEALGRVIQSNSETYAQSIKWSYADSPYYAFGYDEYFSDVKHLFEHRANIDSLNDEDWGKELDVRLTAMVKAMSILDKEGLFAQNQSRKSILINVELMPPDASNVQRALELNNSEDIEEYLQEAAESE
- a CDS encoding DUF4274 domain-containing protein; protein product: MYENVSEQRKQELNILKVWAECAGDTYYYSMPQSRFDKNMEGCEEEEFFKAYSRQRKIGLEEFANEILSQIASIQHSEELHYLLDGYNYDNGNWTVMQCLSNPCCDIRTARMVYWLMSPDYYYAQYGDLEHVPESDINIKNSKVLKFIEGKALSQGFAHGLSSEYEDAEVPKTNEYIEKIPDALFADGN